The Prevotella sp. E9-3 genome has a window encoding:
- the gltX gene encoding glutamate--tRNA ligase, with the protein MTERKVRVRFAPSPTGPLHIGGVRTALYNYLFARQHGGDLVFRIEDTDTNRFVPQAEAYIIEAFQWLGIKFDEGVSFGGQYGPYRQSERRDIYKKYVKQLLDAGKAYIAFDTPEELDAKRKEIENFQYDNKTRMQMRNSLTMPKEEVEKLIAEGTQYVVRIKIEAGEEVLVDDMIRGEVHVKSDILDDKVLYKSADELPTYHLANIVDDHLMEITHVIRGEEWLPSAPLHVLLYKAFGWQDTMPRFAHLPLLLKPDGKGKLSKRDGDRLGFPVFPLDWKDEQGNVTSAGYREQGYFPEAVVNFLALLGWNPGTEQEMFTLDELVKAFDISKCSKAGAKFAYEKGIWFNHEYILKKSAEEIARLFEPICREHGVKDSFERIEKVVSMMKDRVNFVKELWDLCSFFFEAPTSYDEKTVKKRWKEDSAQTLTELCTVLEGIDDFSLENQEQIVHAWIEQKELKLGNVMNAWRLALVGEGKGPGMFDISAFLGKEETIRRTKKAIEVLG; encoded by the coding sequence ATGACTGAAAGAAAAGTTAGGGTGCGTTTTGCCCCAAGTCCCACGGGTCCGCTGCACATCGGCGGTGTGCGTACAGCCCTTTACAACTATCTGTTTGCCCGCCAGCACGGCGGAGACCTGGTATTCCGCATTGAAGATACCGATACAAACCGTTTTGTTCCCCAAGCCGAGGCTTATATCATTGAAGCATTCCAGTGGCTGGGTATTAAATTTGACGAAGGCGTTTCCTTTGGCGGCCAGTATGGCCCTTATCGCCAAAGCGAACGTCGCGATATCTATAAGAAATACGTTAAACAACTGCTTGACGCCGGCAAGGCCTATATTGCTTTTGACACGCCTGAAGAATTGGACGCCAAGCGTAAAGAAATAGAAAATTTCCAGTACGACAACAAGACTCGTATGCAGATGCGTAACTCGCTGACCATGCCTAAGGAGGAAGTTGAGAAACTGATTGCCGAAGGTACACAGTATGTAGTACGTATCAAGATTGAAGCTGGTGAAGAAGTATTGGTTGACGATATGATTCGTGGCGAAGTGCATGTGAAAAGCGACATTCTCGACGACAAAGTGCTCTATAAGAGTGCCGACGAGCTGCCCACCTATCACCTGGCCAACATTGTGGACGACCACTTGATGGAGATTACTCACGTGATTCGCGGTGAGGAATGGTTGCCTTCTGCCCCACTACACGTACTGCTCTATAAAGCTTTCGGATGGCAGGACACGATGCCTCGCTTTGCTCACCTTCCTCTTTTGCTCAAGCCTGACGGAAAGGGAAAACTGTCAAAGCGCGACGGTGACCGTCTGGGATTCCCTGTATTCCCACTCGACTGGAAAGACGAGCAGGGCAATGTTACATCGGCTGGATACCGCGAGCAGGGCTACTTCCCTGAGGCAGTAGTAAACTTCTTGGCATTGCTGGGATGGAACCCGGGTACTGAACAGGAAATGTTCACACTTGATGAACTGGTAAAGGCTTTCGATATCTCGAAATGCTCAAAGGCTGGTGCTAAGTTTGCCTACGAAAAGGGAATCTGGTTCAACCATGAGTATATTCTGAAAAAATCGGCTGAAGAGATTGCCCGTCTTTTTGAGCCCATCTGCCGTGAGCATGGCGTAAAGGATTCTTTCGAGCGCATTGAGAAGGTGGTAAGCATGATGAAAGACCGTGTAAACTTCGTCAAAGAGTTATGGGATCTGTGCTCATTCTTCTTTGAAGCCCCCACATCATACGATGAGAAGACAGTTAAGAAACGCTGGAAAGAAGATTCAGCCCAGACACTTACAGAACTGTGTACTGTGTTGGAAGGAATTGACGATTTCTCACTGGAAAATCAGGAGCAAATCGTTCATGCATGGATTGAGCAAAAGGAACTGAAACTCGGCAACGTCATGAACGCTTGGCGTCTTGCTCTCGTAGGCGAAGGAAAGGGTCCCGGTATGTTCGACATCTCTGCTTTCCTTGGAAAAGAAGAGACAATCCGTCGTACTAAGAAAGCGATTGAAGTGCTTGGGTAA
- a CDS encoding 3-deoxy-D-manno-octulosonic acid transferase: MYNIIIYIYLLGVAIASLFNEKVRKMWRGERDAFRVLREKVDPNAHYAWVHAASLGEFEQGRPIIEQLKKERPELKILLTFFSPSGYEVRKNYEGADIICYLPLDTITNARRFLRIIRPEIAFFIKYEFWYNYLHILKHRNVPVYSVSSIFRENQIFFRWYGRQYGKVLKCFTYFFVQNETSKRLLASIGLNNATITGDTRFDRVLQIKEAAKQLPLVEEFVGNSEKVFVAGSSWQPDEEIFLKYFNEHKDWKLIIAPHVIGEDHLQQIEKLLEGRKVIRYTEAEKTLNAQLLDKSSDKVERSTLNSCDVLIINCFGLLSSIYHYGQVAYVGGGFGVGIHNVPEAAVWSVPVIIGPNNKKFQEAQDLLEIGGCFEIRNYEDFEQLMNRFQNDPKFLQDASAKAGNYVTEKAGATEQILKAI; the protein is encoded by the coding sequence ATGTACAATATTATCATCTACATCTATCTGTTGGGCGTGGCCATTGCAAGCCTTTTCAATGAGAAGGTGCGCAAGATGTGGCGCGGTGAGCGAGATGCTTTCCGAGTATTACGCGAGAAAGTGGATCCCAATGCTCACTATGCGTGGGTACATGCTGCTTCATTAGGTGAGTTCGAGCAAGGGCGTCCCATTATTGAACAGTTAAAGAAAGAGCGTCCCGAACTGAAGATTCTCCTTACTTTCTTCTCGCCATCAGGCTACGAGGTACGTAAGAATTACGAGGGTGCAGATATCATTTGCTATCTGCCGTTGGATACGATTACAAATGCTCGTCGCTTTTTGCGTATCATTCGTCCTGAGATAGCTTTTTTCATCAAGTATGAGTTCTGGTACAACTATCTCCACATTCTGAAACATCGCAATGTGCCAGTATATAGTGTGTCGAGTATCTTCCGCGAAAACCAGATTTTCTTCCGCTGGTATGGGCGGCAGTATGGAAAGGTGCTGAAATGTTTCACTTATTTCTTTGTGCAAAACGAGACGAGTAAACGACTGTTAGCCAGCATTGGACTGAACAATGCTACCATTACTGGCGACACTCGTTTTGACCGTGTTCTTCAGATTAAGGAAGCTGCGAAACAGTTACCCCTTGTTGAGGAGTTCGTTGGAAACAGCGAGAAAGTGTTTGTGGCAGGCTCATCATGGCAACCCGATGAGGAAATCTTCCTCAAATACTTCAATGAGCATAAGGACTGGAAACTCATCATTGCTCCCCACGTGATTGGCGAAGACCACTTGCAGCAGATTGAAAAGTTGCTTGAAGGCCGTAAGGTCATCCGCTATACTGAGGCCGAGAAAACTCTCAACGCTCAATTATTGGACAAGTCAAGCGACAAAGTCGAGCGCTCAACTCTCAACTCTTGTGACGTGCTCATCATCAACTGCTTCGGACTTCTTTCAAGCATTTACCATTACGGTCAGGTAGCCTATGTAGGCGGAGGCTTCGGTGTTGGCATTCACAACGTGCCAGAGGCTGCAGTTTGGAGTGTTCCCGTTATCATCGGTCCTAACAATAAAAAATTCCAAGAAGCACAAGACCTCTTGGAGATAGGGGGATGTTTCGAAATCAGAAACTATGAGGATTTCGAACAATTAATGAATCGTTTCCAGAACGATCCTAAATTCCTACAGGATGCAAGCGCAAAAGCAGGAAACTACGTAACTGAAAAGGCTGGTGCTACAGAGCAAATCCTGAAAGCTATATAA
- a CDS encoding TIGR04133 family radical SAM/SPASM protein: MKLRSRIALELARRLAHNERRLHPLQQLFWESTVRCNIHCRHCGSDCRQITDTPDMPREDFFHVLDTITSKVRPEEVLVIIGGGEPLVREDIVECAQGISDRGFPWGMVTNGLCLTAELYEKLCKAGLRSLTISLDGLEDAHTWLRRHPDCFRMANEAIDRVVKDGDRIAYDVMTCVHQVNYDQLPQLRDYLISKGVTHWRLATIFPVGRGGQDERLRLSKEQFRGLMEFIKTTRQQGLIDTSYGCEGFLGDYEGEVRDWAFRCVAGVTVGSVLVDGSISACTSIRHNYKQGNIYEDDFIDVWEHRFQLHRNHEWMKRDECANCKSWRYCEGNGLHLRDDDGKLLFCNLKQLENN; encoded by the coding sequence ATGAAACTACGCAGTAGGATAGCCTTGGAACTGGCACGCAGACTGGCCCATAACGAGCGTCGGTTGCACCCGTTGCAACAGTTGTTTTGGGAAAGCACGGTGCGCTGCAACATTCATTGCAGGCATTGTGGTAGTGACTGCCGACAGATAACGGATACTCCCGACATGCCACGCGAAGATTTCTTTCATGTACTGGATACCATCACTTCTAAAGTTCGCCCAGAGGAAGTATTGGTCATCATTGGTGGGGGCGAACCATTGGTACGTGAGGATATTGTGGAATGTGCCCAAGGCATTAGTGATCGCGGTTTTCCATGGGGAATGGTAACAAATGGACTCTGTCTTACTGCTGAACTATACGAAAAACTCTGCAAGGCAGGACTACGTTCGCTTACTATAAGTCTTGATGGATTGGAGGATGCTCATACCTGGCTGCGCCGCCATCCTGACTGTTTCCGTATGGCCAATGAGGCTATTGATAGAGTGGTGAAAGACGGCGACCGTATAGCCTACGATGTGATGACTTGCGTGCATCAGGTAAACTACGATCAATTACCTCAGTTGCGTGACTATCTGATCAGTAAGGGGGTAACGCATTGGCGACTGGCTACTATCTTTCCTGTAGGACGTGGCGGACAGGATGAAAGGCTTCGACTCTCGAAAGAACAGTTTCGTGGGCTTATGGAGTTTATCAAGACAACTCGTCAGCAAGGACTTATCGATACCAGTTATGGATGTGAGGGTTTTTTAGGTGATTATGAAGGCGAGGTGCGTGACTGGGCTTTCCGTTGCGTGGCCGGCGTGACAGTAGGATCGGTGCTCGTTGATGGCAGCATCAGTGCTTGTACAAGTATTCGTCACAACTACAAACAGGGAAATATATACGAAGACGACTTCATTGATGTCTGGGAGCATCGTTTCCAACTCCATCGCAACCATGAATGGATGAAGCGCGATGAGTGTGCCAACTGTAAGTCATGGCGCTATTGTGAAGGAAACGGACTTCATCTGCGAGATGATGATGGAAAACTACTGTTTTGTAATCTGAAACAATTGGAGAATAATTAA
- a CDS encoding gamma carbonic anhydrase family protein translates to MALIKSYKGLSPKWGRDCYFSENATIVGDVTLGDECSVWFNAVIRGDVAPITIGNCSNVQDGSCIHVTHETGPTHIGNYVTIGHNVTVHACTIHDHALIGMGSTLLDGCEVGEDAIVAAGALVLQNTKIPPHEIWGGVPAKYIKPTRPGQIDNAEHYVAYSKEYLKEQLTPKESLKEQ, encoded by the coding sequence ATGGCACTAATCAAATCGTATAAGGGACTTTCTCCCAAGTGGGGGCGAGATTGTTATTTTAGTGAGAATGCTACTATTGTAGGCGATGTGACCTTGGGCGACGAGTGTTCAGTTTGGTTCAATGCCGTGATACGTGGTGATGTGGCTCCTATCACTATAGGTAACTGCTCAAACGTGCAAGATGGCTCCTGTATCCATGTTACTCATGAAACCGGTCCTACTCATATAGGCAATTATGTCACCATAGGCCATAATGTTACTGTTCATGCTTGCACCATCCATGATCATGCTTTGATTGGTATGGGATCTACACTGCTCGACGGTTGTGAGGTCGGAGAAGACGCTATCGTCGCTGCCGGGGCCTTGGTACTGCAGAACACAAAGATTCCTCCTCACGAAATATGGGGTGGCGTTCCGGCAAAATATATTAAGCCTACCCGTCCTGGTCAGATCGACAATGCCGAACACTATGTAGCTTACTCCAAAGAATATCTAAAAGAACAGTTAACGCCTAAGGAGTCTCTGAAAGAACAGTAA
- a CDS encoding malate dehydrogenase, with product MAFLTDEKLVIVGAGGMIGSNMVQSVLMLGLTPNICLYDIYEPGVHGVYDEMCHCAFPGANISYTVDPKEAFTGAKYIISSGGAPRKEGMTREDLLKGNCQIAADFGENIKKYCPDVKHVVVIFNPADVTALTALIHSGLKPNQLTSLAALDSTRLQQQLAQEFGVRQDKVTNAYTYGGHGEQMAVFASKALIDGKPLSELPLSDERWAEIKHMTTQGGSNIIKLRGRSSFQSPAYQAVKMIEGAMGGEPFKWPAGCYVNDFGFKNVMMAMPTVIDKDGVHYTKPEGTAEEMAALEASYEHLQKMRDEIISLGIIPAVAEWGKDNANL from the coding sequence ATGGCATTTTTAACTGACGAGAAATTGGTGATTGTTGGTGCCGGTGGTATGATCGGTTCTAACATGGTACAGAGTGTGCTGATGCTGGGTCTTACTCCTAACATCTGTTTGTATGATATCTATGAGCCAGGTGTTCATGGCGTTTACGATGAGATGTGCCACTGCGCTTTCCCTGGTGCAAACATTTCATACACCGTAGATCCCAAAGAAGCTTTCACTGGTGCTAAGTACATCATCTCTTCAGGCGGTGCTCCCCGTAAGGAGGGTATGACTCGTGAGGACCTGCTGAAGGGTAACTGCCAGATTGCAGCTGACTTCGGTGAGAACATCAAAAAGTACTGCCCAGACGTAAAGCACGTGGTTGTTATCTTCAACCCTGCTGATGTTACTGCTCTGACTGCTCTGATTCACTCAGGTTTGAAACCCAACCAGCTGACCTCTTTGGCCGCTCTTGACTCAACCCGTCTGCAGCAGCAGTTGGCTCAGGAGTTCGGCGTACGTCAGGACAAGGTGACTAATGCTTACACTTATGGTGGTCACGGTGAGCAGATGGCTGTATTCGCCAGCAAGGCTCTTATCGATGGCAAACCCCTTTCTGAGCTTCCTCTCTCTGACGAGCGCTGGGCTGAGATTAAGCACATGACCACTCAGGGTGGTAGCAACATCATCAAGCTCCGTGGCCGTTCTTCATTCCAGAGCCCTGCTTATCAGGCTGTGAAGATGATTGAAGGTGCAATGGGTGGCGAGCCTTTCAAGTGGCCTGCTGGTTGCTATGTCAACGATTTCGGTTTCAAGAATGTGATGATGGCTATGCCTACAGTTATCGACAAGGACGGTGTTCACTACACCAAGCCCGAGGGTACTGCTGAGGAAATGGCTGCACTGGAGGCTTCTTACGAGCACCTGCAGAAGATGCGCGATGAGATTATCTCTCTCGGTATCATTCCCGCTGTTGCAGAATGGGGCAAGGACAATGCCAACCTGTAA
- a CDS encoding aminopeptidase P family protein, which yields MNIQQRLAALRDLMQREHLGAFIFPSTDAHQSEYVADHWKGREWISGFNGSAGTAVVTLNSAALWTDSRYFLAAEEQLKGTEFQLMKLKIEGTPTIHEWIGEQLRESERPEVGIDGMVCSAAEVEELIKELRHHGGITLRTNLDPLKIIWKDRPAIPQNKIEEHPLDFSGESCASKIQRIRRALRQQHADGMLMSALDDIAWTLNLRGTDVHCTPVFVSYLLISTTTVTLYTDEAKLTPLIRGYLTKNDIKIDDYKNVKKGLQDYFEQTILLDPNETSYTLMKAAKRDVVRGCSPVPAMKIMKNETEIKGYRNAMLRDGVAMVKFLKWLEDVIQSCPAVLPTEMEIDKKLTELRASQPLNRGLSFDTIAGYGEHGAIVHYEATPETDIPLQPKGLLLLDSGGQYEDGTTDITRTIALGPLTDEEQHIYTLVLKGHIALARAIFPNGSSGTQLDVLARQFMWREGLNYLHGTGHGVGSYLSVHEGPHQFRMEWKPQPLLAGMTITNEPGIYLTGKFGVRIENTMLIVPADETNFFPLPDGERPRYLQLEPLTLCPIDKRPIVLSMLTDEERQWLNDYHKVVYERLSPLLTDKERMWLKEATTAI from the coding sequence ATGAATATACAACAACGATTAGCGGCTTTACGCGACTTAATGCAACGCGAACATTTAGGGGCTTTTATCTTCCCAAGTACGGATGCTCACCAAAGTGAATATGTGGCTGACCATTGGAAGGGGCGCGAGTGGATTAGCGGTTTTAATGGTTCGGCAGGCACAGCGGTGGTTACGCTGAACAGTGCTGCATTATGGACAGACTCACGCTATTTCCTGGCTGCGGAAGAGCAGTTAAAAGGTACTGAGTTTCAACTGATGAAACTGAAGATAGAAGGAACTCCTACTATCCATGAATGGATTGGGGAACAACTGCGGGAGTCTGAAAGGCCAGAAGTAGGCATTGACGGCATGGTGTGCTCAGCAGCCGAGGTTGAAGAACTCATCAAAGAGTTGCGCCATCATGGCGGCATTACACTCCGCACCAATCTCGACCCGCTGAAGATAATATGGAAAGACCGTCCTGCCATTCCTCAGAACAAGATAGAGGAACATCCCCTGGACTTTTCCGGTGAAAGTTGTGCATCAAAGATTCAGCGTATCCGTAGGGCTCTGCGACAGCAACATGCTGACGGTATGCTGATGTCTGCTCTTGACGATATAGCCTGGACGCTGAACCTACGTGGAACGGATGTGCACTGCACACCGGTGTTTGTCAGTTATCTGCTCATCTCCACAACAACGGTTACGCTCTATACCGATGAGGCAAAACTGACACCGCTCATAAGAGGGTATCTGACCAAGAACGACATTAAGATCGATGACTACAAGAACGTAAAGAAAGGTCTTCAGGACTATTTCGAGCAAACCATTCTGCTGGATCCCAATGAGACCAGTTATACGCTGATGAAGGCGGCAAAGCGTGACGTAGTGCGAGGATGTTCACCTGTTCCTGCCATGAAAATCATGAAAAACGAGACTGAGATAAAGGGATACCGTAATGCCATGCTTCGTGATGGCGTTGCGATGGTGAAGTTCCTTAAATGGCTGGAAGATGTCATTCAGTCTTGCCCTGCAGTACTTCCCACAGAAATGGAGATAGACAAAAAACTGACAGAACTGCGTGCAAGTCAACCTCTGAACCGCGGTTTGTCGTTTGACACGATTGCCGGCTATGGAGAACATGGAGCCATCGTTCACTATGAGGCAACCCCTGAAACCGACATTCCCTTACAGCCTAAAGGTCTTCTACTGCTCGATAGTGGCGGACAATACGAGGATGGAACTACCGATATCACGCGAACTATTGCCCTTGGTCCGCTCACTGATGAAGAGCAACACATTTACACCCTTGTACTGAAAGGGCATATTGCATTGGCACGAGCCATTTTCCCAAATGGTTCGTCGGGCACACAGCTCGATGTACTAGCCCGCCAGTTCATGTGGCGCGAAGGTCTGAACTACCTTCATGGAACAGGTCACGGCGTTGGATCGTACCTCAGCGTACACGAAGGGCCTCATCAATTTCGAATGGAGTGGAAGCCACAGCCCCTACTTGCCGGCATGACGATCACCAACGAACCGGGCATCTATCTCACTGGAAAGTTTGGCGTGCGCATAGAAAACACGATGCTCATTGTGCCGGCCGACGAAACGAACTTCTTTCCTCTTCCAGATGGTGAACGTCCTCGCTACTTGCAACTGGAACCGCTTACACTCTGTCCTATCGACAAGCGCCCCATTGTTCTCAGTATGCTGACAGATGAAGAGCGCCAATGGCTGAACGACTACCACAAAGTGGTTTACGAACGTCTCTCACCCCTACTCACTGACAAAGAACGGATGTGGTTAAAGGAAGCTACAACAGCTATTTAA
- a CDS encoding glycosyltransferase family 1 protein encodes MRIGIEAQRIFRENKHGMDYVVLQEILQLQKIDHENEYFVFVKPGPDRCVEESANVHVVEIGTPSYPLWEQWSLPRAVRKTGVDLLHCTSNTAPLYCDVPLILTLHDIIFLEPRDKNNKSLYQNMGWLYRRLVVPRILPHCKRIITVSDFERNNIISKLNIPNERMAMIYNGYNSWFKPIEGDETVYKKYMKDKGFLFFLGNTDPKKNTERTLIAFARYLEKSEIKRPLLMADIDQHYLDDIITRNNIDHIRAYLHLPGYIKNSDLPYIYNGAFAFLYTSLRESFGIPLLEAMACGTPVVTSNTSSMPEIGGKDAILINPENPDEIATALLRLENDPAFYESQRKIGLERSQLFSWENTAKQLLSLYEEVAKGLL; translated from the coding sequence ATGAGAATAGGTATTGAAGCGCAGCGAATATTTCGTGAGAACAAACATGGTATGGACTACGTGGTACTGCAGGAAATATTGCAACTGCAAAAGATTGACCACGAGAACGAATACTTTGTATTTGTAAAGCCTGGTCCCGACCGATGTGTCGAAGAATCGGCCAATGTTCATGTCGTAGAGATTGGCACCCCCTCCTACCCGCTTTGGGAACAATGGAGTCTGCCAAGAGCTGTCCGCAAAACAGGTGTTGACCTGCTCCATTGCACCAGCAATACGGCTCCTCTGTACTGTGATGTTCCACTTATTCTCACGCTGCACGATATCATTTTTCTGGAGCCTCGCGACAAGAACAACAAGTCACTCTACCAGAACATGGGATGGTTATACCGCCGACTGGTTGTTCCACGTATCCTCCCCCACTGCAAGCGTATTATTACCGTATCAGACTTTGAACGGAACAACATCATCAGCAAACTGAATATACCTAATGAACGGATGGCCATGATCTACAATGGCTACAATTCATGGTTCAAGCCTATAGAAGGTGATGAAACTGTTTACAAAAAGTATATGAAAGACAAAGGATTCCTGTTTTTCTTAGGCAATACCGATCCAAAGAAAAACACAGAGCGTACTCTGATTGCCTTTGCCCGATACTTGGAGAAATCAGAAATCAAGAGGCCACTGTTGATGGCAGATATAGACCAGCACTATCTGGATGACATTATCACCCGCAACAATATTGACCATATCCGGGCCTACCTGCATCTGCCGGGCTATATCAAAAACAGTGACCTTCCTTATATTTATAATGGAGCTTTTGCATTCCTCTACACCTCACTCCGCGAAAGTTTTGGTATTCCTCTGCTTGAGGCAATGGCCTGCGGCACCCCTGTCGTGACCAGCAACACCTCATCGATGCCGGAAATAGGTGGAAAGGATGCCATCCTCATAAACCCGGAGAATCCTGATGAGATTGCAACTGCTCTGCTCCGTTTAGAGAACGACCCTGCATTCTACGAAAGTCAAAGGAAAATAGGATTGGAACGCAGTCAGTTATTCTCTTGGGAGAATACAGCCAAACAATTACTCTCGCTATACGAAGAAGTGGCGAAAGGACTCTTATAA